In Rhodococcus sp. OK302, one genomic interval encodes:
- a CDS encoding ComF family protein, which yields MGEFAFRDLGKLGGAALDLVLPRECGGCGRPGEQWCDTCAGELRDHPIRLTPRVDPGVPAWALGRYSGPRRRSVIEMKERGRRDLVGPLGAAVAAAMTCLNRWGELDFDSERPVVLIPAPSRSRAARSRGGDPVRKIARAAVGALPTDCGEVRSGLVMSRGVRDSVGLSAADRATNVAGGISVTVALDELAGRDVDVVLLDDVLTTGATAAESIRVLGQHGIRTTFALVVAGV from the coding sequence ATGGGGGAATTCGCGTTTCGTGATCTGGGAAAACTGGGCGGTGCGGCGCTCGATCTTGTCCTGCCACGAGAATGTGGGGGGTGCGGCAGGCCAGGCGAGCAGTGGTGCGACACGTGTGCCGGCGAGCTTCGGGACCATCCGATCCGACTGACTCCGAGAGTCGATCCCGGGGTGCCGGCGTGGGCGCTCGGGCGCTACAGCGGCCCGAGGCGCCGCAGCGTGATCGAGATGAAGGAACGTGGCCGACGAGACCTCGTCGGGCCTCTGGGAGCTGCGGTGGCGGCTGCGATGACGTGTCTCAACCGGTGGGGTGAGCTTGATTTCGATTCCGAGCGGCCCGTGGTTCTGATTCCGGCGCCGTCGCGCTCGCGGGCCGCGCGTTCTCGAGGTGGAGATCCGGTCCGAAAGATCGCGCGCGCAGCGGTCGGTGCCCTGCCGACGGACTGCGGCGAGGTTCGGTCGGGTTTGGTCATGTCACGTGGCGTCCGGGATTCGGTAGGGCTGTCGGCCGCGGACCGAGCTACCAATGTGGCGGGAGGGATCTCGGTCACGGTGGCATTGGACGAGCTGGCGGGCAGAGACGTCGACGTGGTCCTTCTCGACGATGTTCTGACGACGGGAGCGACTGCGGCAGAGTCGATTCGGGTGCTCGGCCAACACGGAATCCGGACAACCTTCGCACTCGTTGTTGCGGGCGTTTGA
- the hpf gene encoding ribosome hibernation-promoting factor, HPF/YfiA family, translated as MTTPSQASFFIEDATTERSEKSAVPKSDIVLTGRNVEIPDHFRVYVSDKLARLEHFDPSIFRFNVELQHERNPRQSKTAQRVEITARGKGPVARAEASADSFYAAFEAVIAKLENRLRRTKGRKRVSYGDKRPVSVSEATAPLALETAPTMETDISLNGQELEAYDGPGQVVRVKDHPAEPMLIDDALYEMELVGHDFFLFHDKESDKPSVVYRRHAFDYGLIRLT; from the coding sequence GTGACGACCCCTTCGCAAGCCTCGTTTTTCATCGAGGACGCCACCACCGAGCGTTCCGAAAAATCCGCCGTTCCGAAATCCGACATCGTCCTGACCGGACGCAACGTCGAGATACCCGATCACTTCCGAGTTTATGTCTCGGACAAACTGGCGCGACTCGAACACTTCGACCCCTCCATCTTTCGTTTCAACGTCGAACTCCAACATGAGCGCAACCCGCGGCAGTCGAAGACCGCTCAGCGCGTCGAGATCACGGCCCGAGGCAAAGGTCCCGTAGCGCGAGCAGAAGCCTCTGCCGACAGCTTCTACGCGGCGTTCGAGGCTGTCATCGCGAAACTCGAGAATCGACTAAGGCGCACCAAGGGCCGTAAGCGCGTCAGCTACGGCGACAAGCGCCCGGTTTCGGTTTCCGAAGCGACGGCGCCGCTCGCACTCGAAACCGCGCCGACGATGGAGACGGATATCTCGCTCAACGGCCAGGAACTCGAGGCCTACGACGGTCCCGGCCAGGTAGTGCGAGTGAAGGACCACCCGGCTGAACCGATGCTGATCGACGATGCGTTGTACGAGATGGAATTGGTCGGACACGACTTCTTCCTCTTCCACGACAAGGAGTCGGATAAACCGTCCGTCGTCTACCGTCGGCATGCGTTCGACTACGGGTTGATACGCCTGACATGA
- the secA gene encoding preprotein translocase subunit SecA gives MPSLSLSKLLRVGEGRMVKRLKHIADHVESLSPEVEGLTDDQLKAKTVEFRERYAAGETLDELLPEAFAVAREASWRVIDQKHFHVQIMGGAALHFGNVAEMKTGEGKTLTCVLPAYLNAIAGDGVHVVTVNDYLAKRDSEWMGRVHRSLGLETSVILSGMTPAERRVAYACDITYGTNNEFGFDYLRDNMTHSLDDLVQRGHAFAIVDEVDSILIDEARTPLIISGPADGSSKWYSEFARIAPLLKKDVHYEVDIRKRTIGVHEAGVELVEDQLGIDNLYEAANSPLVSYLNNAIKAKELYNKDKDYIVRDGEVIIVDEFTGRVLVGRRYNEGMHQAIEAKEKVEIKAENQTLATITLQNYFRLYEKLSGMTGTAETEAAELHQTYTLGVIPIPTNRPMIRVDNGDLIYKTEEAKFDAVVDDVVERHENGQPVLIGTTSVERSEYLSKQFTKRGVAHNVLNAKFHEKEATIIAEAGRSGAVTVATNMAGRGTDVVLGGNPDIIADIALRSQGLDPVTTPEEYEAAWDDILVKVKTDVKEDAEKVRAAGGLYVLGTERHESRRIDNQLRGRSGRQGDPGESRFYLSLGDELMRRFNGSALESIMTRLNLPDDVPIEAKMVSKAIKSAQTQVEQQNFEIRKNVLKYDEVMNQQRTVIYKERRQILEGEDMEGQVEQMITDVVTAYVDGATAEGYVEDWDLEQLWTALKTLYPVGIDHKKLAGEDGAGINSDLSRDDLRTALLEDAHAAYKKREADIDAIAGENGMRELERRVFLSVLDRKWREHLYEMDYLKEGIGLRAMAQRDPLVEYQREGYDMFIGMLDGLKEESVGFLFNLQVEAAPAQPSTGISVTAGSAAAASATAPKPLPTQENAAGSNGTAAPSALRAKGLDDTGPSRLTYSGPDEDGKAKATRDAADDSGDGVSRRERREAARTESKSTKAPKSKRKR, from the coding sequence GTGCCGTCGCTGTCGCTATCGAAGCTGCTCCGTGTTGGTGAAGGTCGCATGGTCAAGCGACTCAAGCACATTGCTGACCATGTCGAATCGCTGTCGCCCGAGGTAGAGGGCCTGACAGATGATCAACTCAAGGCCAAGACCGTCGAATTCCGCGAGCGCTATGCCGCTGGCGAGACCCTCGACGAGTTGCTCCCCGAGGCATTCGCCGTGGCGCGTGAAGCGTCGTGGCGCGTGATCGATCAGAAGCACTTCCACGTGCAGATCATGGGTGGAGCGGCCCTGCACTTCGGCAACGTCGCGGAAATGAAGACCGGTGAGGGCAAGACCCTGACCTGTGTGCTGCCCGCGTATCTCAACGCGATCGCCGGTGACGGCGTCCACGTCGTCACAGTCAACGATTACCTCGCCAAGCGTGACTCCGAGTGGATGGGCCGTGTCCACCGCTCACTCGGACTCGAGACCAGCGTGATCCTGTCCGGCATGACGCCGGCCGAACGTCGGGTCGCGTACGCCTGCGACATCACCTACGGCACCAACAACGAGTTCGGTTTCGACTACCTCCGCGACAACATGACACACTCGCTGGACGATCTGGTCCAGCGTGGCCACGCGTTTGCCATCGTCGACGAGGTCGACTCGATTCTCATCGACGAGGCCCGTACCCCGCTGATCATCTCCGGCCCCGCCGACGGTTCGAGCAAGTGGTACAGCGAGTTCGCGCGTATCGCGCCGCTGCTGAAGAAGGACGTCCACTACGAGGTGGACATCCGCAAGCGCACGATCGGTGTGCACGAAGCCGGCGTCGAACTGGTCGAGGATCAGCTCGGCATCGACAATCTGTACGAGGCTGCCAACTCGCCGCTGGTGAGTTACCTCAACAACGCCATCAAGGCGAAAGAGCTCTACAACAAGGACAAGGACTACATCGTCCGCGACGGTGAGGTCATCATCGTCGACGAGTTCACCGGTCGCGTGTTGGTCGGTCGTCGATACAACGAGGGCATGCACCAGGCCATCGAGGCCAAGGAAAAGGTCGAGATCAAGGCCGAGAACCAGACTCTCGCCACGATCACCCTGCAGAACTACTTCCGGCTCTACGAAAAACTGTCCGGCATGACCGGTACCGCCGAGACCGAGGCAGCTGAGCTGCACCAGACGTACACCCTCGGCGTGATCCCCATTCCGACCAACCGTCCGATGATTCGTGTCGACAACGGCGACCTCATCTACAAGACCGAGGAAGCCAAGTTCGACGCAGTTGTCGACGACGTCGTGGAACGGCACGAGAACGGTCAGCCGGTTCTGATCGGTACCACCAGCGTCGAGCGCTCGGAGTACCTGTCCAAGCAGTTCACCAAGCGCGGTGTGGCGCACAACGTTCTCAACGCCAAGTTCCACGAGAAGGAAGCGACCATCATCGCCGAGGCCGGTCGATCCGGCGCGGTGACGGTTGCCACCAACATGGCTGGTCGCGGTACGGACGTTGTGCTGGGCGGTAACCCGGACATCATCGCCGACATCGCGCTCCGTAGCCAGGGCCTCGACCCGGTCACCACGCCGGAAGAATACGAGGCGGCGTGGGACGACATCTTGGTCAAGGTCAAGACCGACGTCAAGGAAGACGCGGAGAAGGTGCGCGCTGCCGGTGGTCTCTACGTGCTGGGCACCGAGCGCCATGAATCGCGTCGTATCGACAACCAGCTTCGTGGTCGTTCCGGTCGCCAGGGCGACCCGGGCGAATCCCGGTTCTACCTCTCCCTCGGTGACGAGCTCATGCGCCGCTTCAACGGTTCTGCGCTCGAGTCGATCATGACGCGTCTCAACCTGCCCGACGACGTTCCGATCGAAGCGAAGATGGTCTCCAAGGCGATCAAGAGCGCGCAGACTCAGGTCGAGCAGCAGAACTTCGAGATCCGTAAAAATGTCCTCAAGTACGACGAGGTCATGAACCAGCAGCGCACCGTCATCTACAAGGAACGTCGCCAGATCCTCGAAGGTGAGGACATGGAGGGTCAGGTCGAGCAGATGATCACGGACGTGGTCACTGCGTACGTCGACGGTGCCACGGCCGAGGGTTACGTCGAGGACTGGGATCTCGAACAGCTGTGGACGGCCCTCAAGACGCTGTACCCGGTCGGGATCGACCACAAGAAGCTGGCCGGGGAGGACGGCGCCGGGATCAACAGTGATCTCAGCCGTGACGACCTGCGAACCGCGCTGCTCGAGGACGCTCATGCGGCGTACAAGAAGCGCGAAGCCGATATCGACGCGATCGCCGGCGAGAACGGTATGCGCGAGCTCGAGCGCCGGGTCTTCCTGTCCGTGCTGGACCGCAAGTGGCGTGAGCACCTCTACGAGATGGATTACCTGAAGGAAGGCATCGGCCTGCGTGCGATGGCGCAGCGTGACCCGTTGGTCGAGTACCAGCGTGAGGGTTACGACATGTTCATCGGCATGCTCGACGGTTTGAAGGAGGAGTCCGTGGGATTCCTCTTCAACTTGCAGGTCGAAGCTGCTCCGGCGCAGCCGTCCACCGGTATTTCAGTCACGGCCGGCAGTGCTGCAGCGGCATCGGCGACCGCACCGAAGCCCTTGCCGACGCAGGAAAATGCGGCGGGTTCCAATGGCACGGCAGCGCCGTCGGCGTTGCGCGCAAAGGGACTCGACGACACCGGTCCGTCGCGGCTGACGTACTCCGGTCCCGACGAGGACGGTAAGGCAAAGGCCACGCGGGACGCGGCAGATGATTCCGGTGATGGAGTTTCGCGCCGTGAGCGTCGCGAGGCCGCACGCACCGAGTCGAAGAGCACCAAGGCGCCGAAGTCCAAGCGGAAGCGCTGA
- a CDS encoding Rv3235 family protein, translating into MNSIEIDYSSHGFLRPAPRSEPAADSVTIRRPSARTERVLGSPRKTPHNGTSGTDAAPSRTSSSRPASTDTVTADPVAPGADIFWNTSLRLVLEVLDQRRNPRHLKALLSPTVLELVRRLAISDNPTRDLGTARTHRTHVHAASPSAAEVCATYQRGNRTFAIAARIENTNAEGWIVTALHVV; encoded by the coding sequence GTGAACAGCATCGAGATCGACTACAGCTCGCACGGGTTTCTTCGGCCTGCACCGCGCAGCGAACCAGCCGCTGATTCCGTCACGATCAGGCGTCCGTCGGCGCGAACCGAACGGGTACTGGGCAGCCCACGCAAGACGCCGCACAACGGCACTTCCGGCACCGACGCCGCACCGTCTCGCACCTCATCATCTCGGCCCGCAAGTACCGACACAGTCACTGCGGACCCCGTTGCACCCGGCGCCGACATCTTCTGGAACACGTCGTTGCGCCTCGTACTCGAAGTGCTCGATCAACGACGAAACCCCCGGCACCTCAAAGCTCTACTATCCCCCACCGTCCTGGAACTCGTACGGCGCCTTGCCATTTCAGATAATCCGACCCGCGACCTCGGCACCGCCCGAACCCACCGGACTCACGTGCACGCAGCCTCACCGAGCGCAGCCGAAGTGTGCGCCACCTATCAACGCGGCAACCGAACCTTTGCCATCGCGGCCAGAATCGAGAACACAAACGCAGAAGGCTGGATAGTCACCGCACTACACGTGGTGTGA
- a CDS encoding HAD-IA family hydrolase → MRGLLLDVGGVLFGPGSDLDGLSALVRRARSAGIATGIVSNDPGGSSAAWLRDLGDGVLVDDVVLSGDVEMAKPDAAIYHLAARRLGLPPELCVFVDDLAVNVRGAVAVGMVGVHHVDPETTIEELSILLGLDQPW, encoded by the coding sequence GTGCGGGGACTTCTGTTGGACGTGGGTGGAGTGCTGTTCGGTCCGGGGTCGGACTTGGACGGCTTGAGTGCGCTTGTGCGCCGGGCCCGGAGCGCGGGTATCGCGACGGGGATTGTGAGCAATGATCCGGGGGGATCGAGTGCTGCGTGGTTGCGGGATCTCGGCGACGGAGTGCTCGTGGACGATGTCGTGTTGTCCGGTGATGTGGAGATGGCCAAGCCGGATGCCGCGATCTACCACCTGGCCGCGCGGCGGCTGGGTCTTCCGCCCGAACTGTGCGTGTTCGTCGACGATCTGGCCGTGAACGTCCGGGGCGCTGTGGCCGTCGGCATGGTCGGGGTCCATCATGTCGATCCCGAGACGACGATCGAGGAATTGTCGATACTGCTTGGATTGGATCAGCCGTGGTGA
- a CDS encoding WS/DGAT/MGAT family O-acyltransferase yields the protein MVNRLTTQDAAFYFLEAGSTPMHVGSLGVFRQSGTGIDHSELLRLVEERLSLVPRYRQKVREVVLGLARPVWVDDRDFDITYHVRRSALPKPGTAEQLNDLIARLISRPLDNTRPLWEMYLVEGLSDDRFAIFTKSHSALVDGESALEISQVLFDQQEIRLPGAEELWMPALPPSDLKLLVGAVADLVTSPGEGVARARAALGDMTTSMTEAVSALGKVAAVVRTAAQVAPSSPLNAPISRNRRLAVAKTSLNDYRRIRAKYGCEINDVILTVIAGALRNWLLSRGEPVTEASIVRAMVPMSVYTDGPNNPDAPDPQAPGHVSSFLVDLPVGEPNAVVRLSHVAHATEAFARQGRRVTAQTLVRMSGFAPATLHAMSSRAAGNLSQRMFNLMITNAPGPQFPLYLGGARMEDMYPVSPLLKNQTLSIALTSYDGNVYYGLNADRDAMSDVDVVRSLIFESLEELTDASR from the coding sequence GTGGTGAATCGATTGACGACGCAGGACGCGGCGTTCTATTTTCTCGAAGCCGGGAGCACACCCATGCACGTGGGTTCTCTGGGTGTTTTCCGTCAGTCGGGGACCGGGATCGATCATTCCGAGTTGTTGCGACTGGTCGAGGAGCGACTGAGCCTGGTGCCGCGGTACCGGCAGAAGGTACGCGAGGTAGTGCTGGGATTGGCGCGCCCCGTGTGGGTCGATGATCGCGATTTCGACATCACTTATCACGTACGCCGGTCAGCGCTACCCAAGCCTGGAACTGCGGAGCAGTTGAACGATCTGATTGCCCGGCTGATTTCTCGGCCGTTGGACAATACTCGGCCACTGTGGGAGATGTACCTGGTCGAGGGCTTGTCCGACGATAGATTCGCGATTTTCACGAAGTCGCATTCCGCTTTGGTCGACGGAGAGTCCGCACTCGAGATCAGCCAGGTTCTCTTCGATCAACAGGAGATCCGCCTGCCCGGCGCCGAGGAATTATGGATGCCCGCTCTGCCGCCGAGTGATCTGAAGTTGCTTGTTGGTGCGGTCGCTGACCTGGTGACCAGTCCGGGCGAAGGGGTGGCCCGGGCACGGGCCGCGTTGGGCGACATGACGACGTCGATGACGGAGGCGGTCAGTGCCTTGGGGAAGGTCGCGGCAGTGGTGCGTACGGCTGCCCAGGTGGCCCCCAGCAGTCCGTTGAATGCGCCCATTTCCCGTAACCGTCGACTGGCCGTGGCCAAGACGTCGCTCAACGACTATCGCCGGATCCGGGCGAAGTACGGGTGCGAGATCAACGACGTGATCTTGACGGTTATCGCTGGTGCACTTCGGAATTGGCTGCTCTCGCGCGGTGAGCCGGTTACCGAGGCAAGTATCGTTCGCGCGATGGTGCCGATGTCGGTGTACACCGATGGACCGAACAATCCTGACGCTCCGGATCCGCAGGCGCCGGGTCATGTGTCGTCGTTCTTGGTCGACCTGCCGGTCGGTGAGCCCAATGCGGTGGTCCGGTTGTCGCATGTTGCTCATGCGACTGAGGCGTTTGCTCGTCAGGGCCGGCGGGTGACGGCTCAGACCTTGGTGCGGATGTCCGGGTTTGCGCCGGCAACGTTGCACGCGATGAGTTCACGCGCGGCCGGCAATCTGTCGCAGCGAATGTTCAACCTCATGATCACGAATGCGCCGGGTCCACAGTTCCCTCTCTACCTCGGTGGAGCGCGGATGGAGGATATGTATCCGGTGTCGCCGTTGCTGAAAAATCAGACACTCAGCATTGCCCTGACGTCCTATGACGGCAACGTCTACTACGGTTTGAATGCCGACCGTGACGCGATGTCGGACGTCGACGTGGTGCGTTCGTTGATCTTCGAGTCTCTCGAGGAGTTGACTGACGCCAGTCGGTGA
- a CDS encoding DUF6912 family protein, producing MRVYVPATVEILQRLVADQEFDPMSRTAFAVTPALREAYAAGDDDELAEVAMGEAARASLRLIAGTEGDVTFRRAVVAADVEDVKLRPDLDDAVVRLAGPVTMAQVASVHVDLAQAEPDIERAAGIVDAADLGDADAEFTLGDAEDHELAWYAVQELPFLLDLL from the coding sequence ATGAGGGTGTACGTACCGGCAACCGTGGAAATCTTGCAGCGGTTGGTGGCCGATCAGGAGTTCGACCCGATGAGTCGAACGGCGTTTGCCGTCACTCCGGCGCTGCGTGAGGCCTATGCGGCGGGTGACGACGACGAGTTGGCCGAGGTCGCGATGGGTGAGGCAGCGCGGGCGTCGTTGCGTTTGATCGCCGGCACCGAGGGGGACGTGACGTTCCGTCGAGCGGTGGTTGCGGCTGACGTCGAGGACGTGAAGTTGCGTCCGGATCTCGACGACGCGGTGGTGCGGTTGGCTGGTCCGGTCACAATGGCGCAGGTGGCATCGGTGCACGTTGACCTCGCCCAGGCCGAACCGGACATCGAGCGTGCTGCCGGAATTGTCGATGCGGCGGATCTCGGCGACGCCGATGCCGAGTTCACTCTCGGTGACGCGGAAGACCACGAATTGGCGTGGTACGCGGTGCAGGAATTGCCGTTCTTGCTCGACCTGCTCTGA
- a CDS encoding ferredoxin reductase, producing the protein MGLKDWIEAPAASVVPAARSKLNLLRGAAARLTTPLLPDDYLHLANPLWSARELRGRIVEVRPETQDSATIVIKPGWGFDFNYQPGQYIGIGLHVDGRWHWRSYSLTSPPNWENKKISIAVKAMPEGFLSSHLVGGAVPSGTIVRLATPSGNFALPDPPPEKILFITAGSGITPVMGMLRTMNRRGQLPDVMHIHSAPTESDVMFADELTALHAEHEDFVSKVQLTRRDGKFKLSSLDQVCPDWRERQTWACGPLPLLDEIEDVWKAEGIDDRLHMERFAVSRIDAEADGGTVTFEKSGKTITVDGATTLLEAGEKSGALMPFGCRMGICQTCVVPLVSGHAIDLRSGKQHVEGERIQTCISAAAGDCTLDA; encoded by the coding sequence ATGGGTCTGAAGGACTGGATCGAGGCACCGGCAGCGTCGGTAGTTCCGGCAGCGCGGTCGAAGCTCAATCTGCTGCGCGGTGCAGCGGCGCGGTTGACGACGCCTCTCCTGCCCGACGATTACCTTCACCTGGCAAATCCGCTGTGGTCGGCCCGGGAATTGCGCGGCCGCATCGTCGAGGTGCGCCCGGAAACCCAGGATTCGGCCACTATCGTGATCAAGCCGGGTTGGGGATTCGACTTCAATTACCAGCCGGGCCAGTACATCGGTATCGGCTTGCATGTCGACGGCCGCTGGCACTGGCGGTCGTACTCCCTGACGTCCCCGCCCAACTGGGAAAACAAGAAGATCTCCATCGCGGTCAAGGCGATGCCCGAGGGATTCCTGTCGAGTCACCTCGTCGGTGGCGCTGTCCCGTCGGGCACGATCGTCCGTCTCGCAACGCCGTCGGGCAACTTCGCGTTGCCGGACCCGCCGCCGGAGAAGATTCTGTTCATCACCGCCGGCAGTGGGATCACGCCGGTCATGGGCATGCTGCGCACCATGAACCGTCGTGGGCAGTTGCCTGACGTCATGCACATTCACTCCGCTCCGACGGAGTCCGATGTCATGTTCGCCGATGAACTGACGGCCCTCCATGCCGAGCACGAGGATTTTGTCAGCAAGGTTCAGCTCACTCGCCGCGACGGAAAGTTCAAGCTGAGTTCGCTCGATCAAGTGTGCCCGGACTGGCGTGAACGCCAGACGTGGGCGTGCGGTCCGTTGCCGTTGCTCGACGAGATCGAGGACGTCTGGAAGGCGGAGGGGATCGACGACCGCCTCCATATGGAGCGATTTGCGGTCTCCCGTATCGACGCCGAAGCCGACGGTGGAACGGTCACGTTCGAGAAGTCGGGCAAGACCATCACCGTCGACGGTGCGACGACCCTCCTGGAGGCCGGTGAGAAGTCCGGTGCCCTGATGCCTTTCGGTTGCAGAATGGGTATCTGCCAAACGTGCGTCGTGCCGCTCGTTTCCGGCCATGCGATCGATCTGCGTTCGGGAAAACAGCACGTCGAAGGTGAACGTATACAAACGTGCATCTCAGCCGCCGCGGGCGACTGTACGCTTGACGCATAG
- a CDS encoding fatty acid desaturase family protein, with translation MAITDIKEFSHLTAADVEALGRELDQIRLDIEDSRGIRDARYIRRVIRVQRALELGGRMALFGSRYRPAWLAGTALLSLSKIIENMELGHNVMHGQWDWMNDPEIHSCSWEWDQTGPSEHWKRAHNYQHHTYTNVVGMDDDLGFGILRMTRDEPWKPINLLQPVANVILAATFEWGIALHDLTAASKLEGSAKGQLNSQANKDFARKIFHQVGKDFVLFPALTGPAWKSTLTANATANLVRNLWAYVVIFCGHFPDGAEKFTVAEFEQETRHEWYLRQMLGSANFNSGKLMGLMSGNLSYQIEHHVFPDLPSNRYPEIAVKMRALCEKFDLPYTTGSLFKQYLLALRTIHKLALPDTWLIATSDRAPETSSELRFRESGFKDAAMAMVEDLRTDPVTGKRVGLLTALKSQARSRMPKRKK, from the coding sequence GTGGCAATCACCGACATCAAAGAGTTTTCGCACCTCACTGCAGCTGACGTCGAAGCGCTCGGGCGTGAACTTGATCAGATTCGACTCGATATCGAAGACTCCCGAGGAATTCGGGACGCTCGCTATATTCGTCGGGTCATCCGGGTCCAGCGAGCGTTGGAGCTGGGCGGCCGGATGGCGCTGTTCGGGAGCAGGTATCGACCGGCGTGGTTGGCCGGTACAGCTTTGCTGAGCTTGTCCAAGATCATCGAGAACATGGAACTCGGGCACAACGTGATGCACGGGCAGTGGGACTGGATGAACGATCCGGAGATCCACTCGTGCTCGTGGGAGTGGGATCAGACGGGGCCGTCGGAGCACTGGAAGCGTGCTCACAACTATCAGCATCACACGTACACCAACGTCGTCGGTATGGACGACGATCTGGGTTTCGGAATCTTGCGGATGACGCGGGACGAGCCGTGGAAGCCGATCAACCTTCTGCAGCCCGTTGCCAACGTGATTCTGGCGGCGACGTTCGAATGGGGCATCGCCCTGCATGACCTCACGGCGGCGTCCAAGTTGGAAGGCTCCGCGAAGGGGCAGTTGAACTCGCAGGCGAACAAAGACTTCGCGCGCAAGATCTTCCATCAGGTCGGCAAGGATTTTGTACTGTTTCCGGCGCTGACGGGGCCGGCATGGAAGTCGACTCTCACTGCCAACGCGACTGCCAACCTGGTCCGCAATCTGTGGGCGTATGTCGTGATCTTCTGCGGCCATTTCCCTGACGGCGCCGAGAAGTTCACGGTTGCCGAGTTCGAACAGGAAACTCGTCACGAGTGGTACCTGCGTCAGATGCTCGGCAGTGCGAACTTCAACTCCGGCAAGCTCATGGGATTGATGAGCGGCAATCTGAGTTACCAGATCGAACACCATGTCTTCCCGGATCTGCCGAGCAATCGCTATCCGGAGATTGCCGTGAAGATGCGGGCACTGTGTGAGAAGTTCGATCTCCCGTACACAACCGGTTCGTTGTTCAAGCAGTACCTGCTGGCTTTGCGCACCATTCACAAGCTGGCCCTGCCGGACACGTGGTTGATCGCGACGTCGGACCGTGCGCCCGAGACGTCGTCGGAGCTCCGCTTTCGCGAGTCGGGATTCAAGGACGCGGCAATGGCAATGGTCGAAGATCTACGCACGGACCCGGTGACGGGAAAGCGCGTCGGACTGCTGACGGCTCTGAAGTCGCAAGCGCGTTCTCGCATGCCCAAGCGCAAAAAGTGA
- a CDS encoding fatty acid desaturase family protein, with protein sequence MAIADVKEYAHLTEADVEALGRELDAIRRDIEDSRGEKDARYVRNVIRLQRSLEVSGRAILFASRKRPAWLLGAGVLGVAKIIENMELGHNVMHGQWDWMNDPEIHSSSWEWDVNGPSAHWKQTHNFLHHKYTNVLGMDDDVGYGLLRVTRDQRWKPFNAGNIAYNTLLALFFEWGIAAQHLELGKAAKGRTDMEDTRRKLREVGEKIGKQLVKDYVVYPALTGPAWKSTLSANFTANIIRNLWTNAIIFCGHFPDGAEKFTKADIDGESQAQWYLRQMLGSANIDGGKAMDFMSGNLSYQIEHHLFPDLPSNRYKDIAVKVRELTDKYDLPYTTGPFLVQYGKSWRTIAKLSLPNKYLKDTVDNAPETASELMFEGNATLTVDPVTGRASGLKSAIARKRKGGKLRSLLGLR encoded by the coding sequence ATGGCGATTGCCGATGTCAAGGAATATGCGCATCTCACCGAAGCTGACGTCGAAGCGCTCGGTCGTGAACTCGATGCGATCCGCCGCGACATAGAAGATTCGCGCGGCGAGAAGGATGCGCGCTACGTGCGCAACGTGATTCGGTTGCAGCGTTCCCTCGAGGTCAGCGGTCGCGCGATCCTCTTCGCCAGCCGCAAGCGGCCGGCCTGGTTGCTCGGTGCCGGCGTTCTCGGCGTTGCCAAGATCATCGAGAACATGGAACTCGGCCACAACGTGATGCACGGTCAGTGGGACTGGATGAACGATCCGGAGATCCACTCCAGCTCGTGGGAATGGGACGTCAACGGCCCGTCCGCGCACTGGAAGCAGACGCACAACTTCCTGCACCACAAGTACACCAACGTGTTGGGCATGGACGACGACGTCGGATACGGACTGCTCCGTGTCACGCGTGACCAGCGGTGGAAGCCCTTCAATGCCGGCAACATCGCCTACAACACGCTCCTGGCTCTTTTCTTCGAGTGGGGTATCGCGGCTCAGCACCTCGAGCTCGGCAAGGCGGCCAAGGGTCGCACCGACATGGAGGACACGCGTCGTAAGTTGCGTGAGGTGGGCGAGAAGATCGGCAAGCAGCTGGTCAAGGATTACGTCGTCTACCCGGCACTGACCGGCCCGGCATGGAAGAGCACTCTCAGTGCCAACTTCACCGCCAACATCATTCGTAACCTGTGGACCAACGCGATCATCTTCTGTGGACACTTCCCGGACGGTGCCGAGAAGTTCACCAAGGCAGACATCGACGGCGAGTCGCAGGCGCAGTGGTACCTGCGTCAGATGCTCGGCAGCGCAAACATCGACGGCGGCAAGGCCATGGACTTCATGTCCGGCAACCTCAGCTACCAGATCGAGCATCACCTGTTCCCGGACCTGCCGAGTAATCGCTACAAGGACATCGCGGTCAAGGTTCGTGAGCTCACGGACAAGTACGACCTGCCGTACACCACGGGGCCTTTCCTCGTGCAGTACGGCAAGTCGTGGCGCACCATCGCCAAGCTCTCACTGCCCAACAAGTACCTCAAGGACACCGTCGACAACGCTCCGGAAACGGCGTCGGAGTTGATGTTCGAGGGCAACGCCACGTTGACGGTCGATCCGGTCACCGGCCGCGCCAGTGGCCTCAAGAGTGCCATCGCCCGTAAGCGTAAGGGCGGAAAGCTGCGGAGCCTGCTCGGCCTGCGCTGA